In Candidatus Electrothrix scaldis, the genomic window GCCGGGGGCACCCGGGGCGTTATCTCCTTCGAGATTCTGGCCCGTATGGAAGCAATACTCAGAGAGGAACTGGGGGCAAGTGATGACTTTGTGTTGGCTGATTATTTCGACTTTTTCGCCGGAACAAGTGCCAGTGCCAATATTGCCTGCTTTTTGTCCTTAGGTCTGTCAATCGAAAAAATCCGTGCCCTGTCAAGAGAGCATGTCCGCCTGTCCTTTGCCAAAAATGCATGGCACTGGCGCTGGCGCTCCAAATTTGATGGCCAATATGTCACTGCTGCGCTGAAGAAAGAGCTGGGCGAAGACATGCTCCTCGGAACAGATGCGCTCAACACCTTACTCATGCTGGTGATGCGGAATGCCCAAACCGAATCACCATGGCCGGTCACGAACAATCCCTATGCGATGTTCAATAAACGGGATATGCCAGGCTGCAACCTTGACCTCCCCTTATGGCAGCTGGTCAGGGCCAGCTCAGCAGCACCCCCACTCTTTTCGCCACAAAAAATTCAGATCGGCGAGCATGAATTTGTCTTTGAAGATGGTGCGATCAGCCCCTACAGCAATCCCGCCTTTATCGCCTTTCTTCAGGCAACCGTTGAACCATATAATATCTGTTGGAAAAGCGGCATAGAGGATATACTTCTTGTCTCTGTGGGCAATGGCAGATACAGTGAAAAATGTGACGCGCTTCATCCGATGGGAAGAACACTGCTCGAAAACGCCAAGACTCTCCCGATCAGTCTTCTACGGGCGGCGAATGATGAGCAGGACATGCTGTGCAGGGTCTTTGGCCACTGCCTGACAGGTCCTCTTCTGGACAGTGAAATCGGTGATCTCATCAACAGCCAAGGCCCTGTTTCACCAAAGCTTTTCACCTATATCCGCTATAATTTCGATATAGACGAAGATTTCTTTCAGGGGATAGGCATGAACGATATTGATATGGATATCATCAGATCTGTTGCTGCTGCTGACCATCTGGAAGAACTTGAGGACATAGGCACGGAGGTAGGCAAACACCTTGTCAGCAAAGAGCATTATCAGAACTTTCTCTTTAAGAATACAAATAATGTGTAGTAATGTGTAGATGGACTGGAGAGAGAAGAGGTAAAGATCCGTCTCCTTCTGTCATGGTCTTTTCCGGCCATATGATTGATTCGCCGACCAGAAAAATTCCTCGTTTCCCCCCTGAGCTTGAACACACTGTAACTCATTACGTAAACGAATATCTTGTCAAAAACAAAACAAAAATAGCGTATGCTGCTGCTGCTTCAGGGGGCGATATCATCTTCCTTGAACAGATGCTCTCTTTGCAAGGAGAGGTCAATATCGTCCTTCCAATTGAGCCTGCTGATTTTAAGGAACAAAGCGTCGCGTCTGCGGGACGAACATGGTTACTCCGTTTTGAACGGCTCCTGGCGCATGCCGCAACCGTACAGATCCTTGACTCCTATA contains:
- a CDS encoding patatin-like phospholipase family protein; the encoded protein is MNRKVHNIVTAPGKKKILAIDAGGTRGVISFEILARMEAILREELGASDDFVLADYFDFFAGTSASANIACFLSLGLSIEKIRALSREHVRLSFAKNAWHWRWRSKFDGQYVTAALKKELGEDMLLGTDALNTLLMLVMRNAQTESPWPVTNNPYAMFNKRDMPGCNLDLPLWQLVRASSAAPPLFSPQKIQIGEHEFVFEDGAISPYSNPAFIAFLQATVEPYNICWKSGIEDILLVSVGNGRYSEKCDALHPMGRTLLENAKTLPISLLRAANDEQDMLCRVFGHCLTGPLLDSEIGDLINSQGPVSPKLFTYIRYNFDIDEDFFQGIGMNDIDMDIIRSVAAADHLEELEDIGTEVGKHLVSKEHYQNFLFKNTNNV